In Aspergillus fumigatus Af293 chromosome 4, whole genome shotgun sequence, one genomic interval encodes:
- a CDS encoding RNA helicase SLH1 — MTLVLNLSTGGFCFDLQSIPSSVLIILYFYRRFRPHIPVKMDGTGPTEQWLSQLTAMREAIAALKLPKDPATEQLSYGSDLDLDLDDEYSSPGTVDDIWDIISSDDETNDDLDDINGVPLPPAPSTSLYDQAWLEQRCQAITLQKPGMSAQELAQQITASLATDSGDDELQMSLAEIVGFDDLDFVIELIGHRAEILASTTSKTEAQTDGLMTGKLQTRAEREQALRQQDFEHKHAPLLPAQARSEPRYPHVFKTHDSRNTLALGGKRYGLPVGSRQIDEQRYTEFEIPASRVGTLASSQKLVEIKSLDGLCRGTFKGYKTLNRMQSLLYDVAYKTSENMLICAPTGAGKTDAAMLTILNTIGKNTVPNPIEQPDAIEFAVQVDDFKIVYVAPMKALAAEVTEKLGKRLAWLGIRVRELTGDMQLTKREIVETQIIVTTPEKWDVVTRKSTGDTELVQKVRLLIIDEVHMLHDERGAVIESLVARTQRQVESTQSLIRIVGLSATLPNYVDVAEFLKVNKMAGLFFFDASFRPVPLEQHFIGVKGKPGSKQSRENLDIVAFEKVREMLERGHQVMVFVHSRKDTVLTARMLRQMAVENGCEDLFSCHEHENYSNALRDMKHARARELRDLFASGFGTHHAGMTRSDRNLMERMFSEGLIKVLCCTATLAWGVNLPAAAVVIKGTQLYNPQEGKFVDLGILDVLQIFGRAGRPQFQDTGIGFICTTHDKLHHYLSAVTAQQPIESRFSSRLVDNLNAEISLGTVTSVSEGVQWLGYSYLFVRMLREPRNYGIDFAEIRDDPMLVQRRRQLIIQAARVLQKSQMIIFNEKTEELRAKDVGRIASQYYVLQTSIEIFNEMMRPRAGEADVLRMISMSGEFDNIQARENESKELDRLRDEAIQTEVEGGNDSPHAKTNILLQSYISRAKLEDFALVSDMGYVAQNAARICRALFMIALNRRWGYQCQVLLSLCKSIEKQIWPFDHPFHQFDLPQPILKNLDEKLPTSSLESMREMDVAEIGQLVHNQRMGKTLSKLLDNFPTLSVEAEIAPLNRDVLRIRLSLYPEFSWNDRHHGASEAYWIWVENSETSEIYHHEYFILSRKKLHDEHELNFTIPLSDPLPSQIYVRAISDRWLGAETVTPVSFQHLIRPDTESVYTDLLNLQPLPISALNNPILEELYGQRFQFFNPMQTQIFHLLYHTSANVLLGSPTGSGKTVACELAMWWAFREKPGSKVVYIAPMKALVRERVMDWGKRLAAPMGLKLVELTGDNTPDTRTIRDADIIITTPEKWDGISRSWQTRDYVRKVSLVIIDEIHLLGGDRGPILEIIVSRMNYIASQSKGSVRLMGMSTACANATDLANWLGVKEGLFNFRHSVRPVPLEIYIDGFPEQRGFCPLMQSMNRPTFLAIKNHSPEKPVIVFVASRRQTRLTAKDLINYCGMEDNPRRFVRMSEEDLQLNLARVKDEALREALSFGIGLHHAGLVESDRQLAEELFANNKIQILVATSTLAWGVNLPAHLVVVKGTQYFDAKIEGYKDMDLTDVLQMLGRAGRPQFDSSGIARIFTQESKKAFYKHFLHTGFPVESTLHKVLDNHLGAEISAGTIATKQDALDYLTWTFFFRRLHKNPSYYGLEISAEEHNTMAAQAIAQDFMIDLVDKSLGELAESSCVVFDSATGEVDSTPFGKIMSYYYLSHKTVRYLMSHAKPNPTFHDVFSWLCSATEFDELPVRHNEDLINAELARNLPLSVESMGDLPLWDPHVKAFLLLQAYMSRIDLPISDYVGDQTSVLDQGIRIIQASIDIMAELGYVRACETLVSLLQSIKSARWPEDNALSILPGIEPTSKLQGLPGSLVALSSLPTASVSGLARKLQLPAEFTKAASYLPQVSVSVANVSSTGITVSLSRRNPPTNAEHRVYAPRFPKPQTEGYFLIVCSASADGKDGELLALKRVSWSANNKNQSSNSGSGSGSSQNPSGRSNYRNGALTVRSLVKFPQDFLAQYTTATGKGVNVKVISDTYPGMQWVVSNVEVELKPETQSVPESSNYPEKA, encoded by the coding sequence ATGACACTAGttctcaatctcagcacCGGAGGTTTCTGCTTTGACTTACAGAGTATACCCTCTTCCGTTCTGATAATACTTTATTTTTATAGAAGATTTAGACCTCACATTCCAGTCAAAATGGACGGAACAGGACCTACAGAGCAGTGGCTCTCCCAGCTCACAGCAATGCGCGAGGCGATTGCAGCGTTGAAGCTCCCAAAGGACCCCGCCACCGAACAGCTCAGCTACGGAAGCGATTTAGATTTGGACCTTGACGATGAATACTCTTCACCAGGGACCGTAGACGATATCTGGGATATTATCAGCTCCGATGACGAAACCAACGATGACCTAGACGACATCAACGGCGTACCTCTCCCTCCGGCGCCATCAACCTCTCTCTACGACCAAGCATGGCTGGAGCAGAGATGCCAGGCCATCACCCTCCAGAAACCCGGAATGAGTGCGCAAGAGCTAGCCCAGCAGATCACTGCTTCGCTAGCCACCGACAGCGGAGATGACGAGCTGCAGATGTCGCTGGCCGAAATCGTTGGGTTCGACGATCTGGACTTCGTTATTGAATTGATCGGACACCGAGCGGAGATCCTTGCGTCTACGACCTCAAAGACGGAAGCCCAGACGGACGGTCTCATGACGGGAAAGTTACAAACGAGGGCCGAACGGGAACAGGCGTTGCGGCAGCAGGACTTTGAGCATAAGCATGCGCCGTTGTTACCTGCGCAGGCGAGATCTGAACCCAGGTACCCGCATGTCTTCAAGACTCACGATTCCAGAAATACGCTTGCGCTGGGTGGGAAGAGATACGGGCTCCCTGTAGGTAGCAGGCAGATTGACGAGCAGCGGTATACCGAGTTTGAGATCCCGGCATCGAGGGTCGGCACGCTGGCGTCGTCGCAGAAGTTGGTTGAGATTAAGTCACTGGATGGTCTGTGTCGGGGGACCTTCAAGGGCTACAAGACTCTGAATCGAATGCAGAGTCTGCTCTATGATGTGGCTTACAAAACCAGTGAAAACATGCTTATTTGTGCACCAACTGGTGCTGGTAAAACCGACGCTGCCATGCTGACGATCCTTAATACGATTGGCAAGAATACAGTGCCGAACCCTATTGAACAGCCGGATGCTATAGAGTTTGCGGTACAGGTGGACGACTTCAAGATTGTCTATGTGGCGCCGATGAAGGCCTTGGCCGCGGAGGTCACAGAGAAACTCGGGAAACGACTTGCATGGCTTGGTATTCGGGTCAGAGAATTGACTGGGGATATGCAGCTTACGAAGCGCGAGATTGTTGAAACGCAGATTATCGTCACGACTCCCGAAAAGTGGGATGTCGTCACCCGGAAGAGCACAGGAGACACGGAGCTGGTGCAGAAAGTGCGCCTCTTGATCATCGATGAAGTCCACATGCTTCACGATGAACGTGGTGCCGTCATAGAATCTCTAGTTGCGCGGACGCAACGACAGGTTGAAAGTACCCAGTCGCTCATTCGTATAGTTGGCCTTTCCGCTACTCTGCCGAACTATGTCGACGTAGCCGAGTTCCTGAAAGTGAACAAGATGGCTGGACTGTTCTTTTTTGATGCGTCATTTAGACCTGTTCCTCTCGAACAGCATTTCATTGGTGTGAAAGGAAAGCCAGGCTCGAAACAATCCCGCGAAAATCTGGACATCGTCGCATTTGAGAAAGTGCGTGAGATGCTCGAACGAGGGCATCAAGTCATGGTCTTTGTGCATTCAAGGAAAGACACTGTTCTAACCGCTCGAATGCTGCGGCAAATGGCTGTCGAGAATGGCTGCGAAGACCTTTTCAGCTGCCATGAACACGAGAACTACTCCAATGCCCTCAGAGATATGAAACATGCGCGGGCGCGTGAGCTGAGGGACTTGTTCGCGAGCGGATTTGGTACACACCATGCTGGAATGACTCGAAGTGACCGCAACCTGATGGAGCGTATGTTCTCCGAGGGCTTGATCAAGGTGCTTTGCTGTACTGCGACTCTTGCCTGGGGTGTTAACCTTCCCGCCGCTGCAGTCGTTATCAAAGGCACGCAGCTGTATAATCCACAGGAAGGTAAATTCGTTGACTTGGGTATCCTTGACGTCCTGCAGATCTTTGGACGTGCTGGACGTCCTCAATTCCAGGATACGGGTATCGGCTTCATCTGTACCACACACGATAAACTGCATCACTACCTGTCTGCAGTGACCGCGCAGCAACCGATTGAATCTCGGTTCTCCAGTCGACTTGTGGACAACCTGAACGCCGAGATCTCTCTTGGAACGGTCACCTCTGTTTCCGAGGGTGTGCAATGGCTTGGTTACTCATATCTCTTTGTCCGCATGCTGCGCGAGCCGCGCAATTACGGCATCGATTTTGCTGAGATACGCGATGACCCCATGCTGGTGCAGCGGCGGCGCCAACTGATCATTCAGGCTGCGCGCGTCTTGCAAAAGAGTCAGATGATTATATTTAATGAGAAAACTGAGGAACTGCGGGCAAAGGACGTTGGTCGCATTGCGAGTCAGTATTACGTTTTGCAAACAAGTATTGAGATCTTCAACGAGATGATGCGCCCTCGGGCTGGTGAGGCAGATGTCCTGCGGATGATCAGTATGAGTGGCGAATTTGATAATATCCAAGCTCGGGAGAACGAGTCGAAAGAGCTAGACCGGCTTCGTGACGAAGCTATACAGACCGAAGTCGAAGGTGGCAACGATTCTCCTCACGCGAAGACTAATATTCTTCTGCAGTCGTACATCTCCCGCGCAAAGCTCGAGGACTTTGCACTGGTTTCCGATATGGGCTACGTAGCGCAGAATGCCGCTCGTATCTGCCGTGCTCTCTTTATGATTGCGTTAAACCGCCGGTGGGGCTATCAATGCCAGGTGCTTCTGTCACTCTGCAAGTCTATTGAGAAGCAGATCTGGCCTTTCGATCACCCATTCCATCAGTTCGATCTCCCCCAACCAATCCTCAAGAATCTAGATGAGAAGTTGCCTACTTCATCACTGGAGTCGATGAGGGAAATGGACGTTGCCGAAATCGGCCAGCTTGTCCATAACCAGCGCATGGGAAAGACGCTGTCCAAATTACTGGACAATTTCCCTACTCTCAGCGTGGAGGCTGAGATTGCTCCTCTAAATCGGGACGTCTTGCGAATTCGGCTCAGCCTGTATCCCGAGTTCTCTTGGAACGACAGGCATCATGGAGCCTCGGAAGCATACTGGATTTGGGTCGAGAACTCGGAAACTTCGGAAATCTATCACCATGAATACTTCATTCTCAGTCGGAAAAAGTTGCATGATGAACATGAGCTCAACTTCACTATTCCGCTCTCAGACCCTTTACCGAGCCAGATCTACGTTCGTGCAATTTCTGATCGATGGTTGGGTGCCGAGACAGTGACACCCGTCTCATTCCAGCATCTGATCCGTCCAGACACGGAAAGCGTGTATACGGATCTCCTTAATTTGCAGCCCCTACCTATCTCTGCCCTTAACAACCCCATACTGGAAGAACTTTACGGTCAACGGTTCCAGTTCTTCAACCCAATGCAGACACAGATTTTCCATCTGCTGTACCACACTTCAGCCAATGTTCTCCTCGGTTCCCCAACTGGAAGTGGAAAGACGGTGGCCTGTGAGCTGGCAATGTGGTGGGCTTTCAGGGAGAAACCAGGCTCAAAGGTAGTGTATATTGCGCCGATGAAAGCTCTCGTCCGCGAGCGAGTCATGGATTGGGGCAAGCGCCTCGCCGCACCGATGGGTCTGAAGTTGGTGGAATTGACAGGTGACAACACTCCTGATACGAGAACCATCCGGGACGCggatatcatcatcacaACTCCGGAGAAATGGGACGGTATTTCTCGTAGTTGGCAGACCAGAGATTATGTGCGGAAAGTGAGTTTGGTCATCATCGACGAAATTCACCTGCTAGGCGGTGATCGAGGCCCCAttcttgagatcatcgtgTCCCGTATGAACTATATTGCATCGCAATCCAAGGGTTCTGTTCGGCTGATGGGCATGTCTACGGCTTGCGCGAACGCCACTGACCTGGCCAACTGGTTGGGCGTCAAAGAGGGACTCTTCAATTTTCGACACTCTGTGCGTCCAGTACCCTTGGAGATCTACATTGATGGATTCCCTGAGCAGCGTGGCTTCTGCCCGCTTATGCAGTCTATGAATCGTCCTACGTTCCTTGCAATCAAGAACCACTCTCCGGAGAAGCCTGTGATCGTCTTTGTTGCATCGCGAAGACAAACTCGACTGACTGCGAAAGACCTGATAAACTACTGCGGCATGGAAGACAATCCGCGTCGCTTTGTGCGTATGTCGGAGGAGGATCTGCAACTCAATCTCGCGAGAGTCAAAGACGAAGCGCTCCGCGAGGCACTCAGCTTTGGTATCGGCTTGCACCATGCCGGTTTAGTGGAGTCTGACCGACAACTGGCGGAGGAACTTTTCGCGAACAACAAAATTCAGATCCTCGTGGCCACAAGTACCCTCGCATGGGGTGTCAACCTTCCGGCACATCTTGTGGTGGTCAAAGGCACGCAGTACTTCGACGCGAAAATTGAAGGTTACAAAGACATGGACTTGACCGACGTTCTGCAAATGCTGGGCCGTGCTGGACGTCCGCAGTTCGATTCGTCGGGTATTGCACGCATCTTTACCCAAGAGTCAAAGAAAGCTTTCTATAAGCATTTCCTGCACACTGGCTTTCCAGTGGAGTCTACTCTGCACAAGGTTCTGGACAATCATTTGGGCGCCGAAATTTCCGCCGGCACAATCGCAACAAAGCAAGACGCTCTGGACTACTTGACATGGACATTTTTCTTTCGCAGACTGCACAAGAATCCTTCGTACTATGGGCTCGAGATTTCAGCGGAGGAACATAATACGATGGCTGCTCAGGCAATAGCTCAAGACTTCATGATTGATTTAGTCGACAAGTCCCTTGGCGAGCTGGCGGAGTCATCTTGTGTTGTGTTTGACTCGGCAACTGGGGAGGTCGACTCAACACCGTTTGGCAAGATCATGAGTTACTATTATCTCTCGCACAAGACTGTCCGGTATCTGATGTCGCATGCGAAACCTAACCCCACGTTCCATGATGTGTTTAGCTGGTTGTGTTCCGCCACAGAATTCGACGAGCTGCCTGTCAGACACAACGAAGATCTCATTAACGCCGAGTTAGCTCGCAATCTGCCCTTGTCGGTTGAGTCCATGGGAGACCTGCCACTGTGGGATCCACACGTCAAGGCATTCCTACTTCTGCAGGCGTATATGTCGCGAATCGATCTTCCCATTTCTGATTACGTCGGTGACCAGACGTCCGTCCTGGACCAAGGCATCCGTATTATCCAAGCCTCTATCGACATCATGGCTGAATTGGGGTATGTCCGCGCCTGCGAGACGCTCGTGAGCCTGCTCCAAAGCATCAAGTCCGCAAGGTGGCCCGAGGACAACGCGCTGTCAATTCTTCCTGGCATCGAGCCCACAAGCAAGCTGCAGGGTCTCCCCGGCTCCCTCGTTGCCCTCTCGTCCCTTCCCACAGCCTCCGTCTCCGGTCTTGCTCGCAAACTCCAACTTCCCGCAGAATTCACCAAAGCCGCCTCGTATCTACCGCAAGTCTCTGTATCCGTCGCGAACGTCTCCTCAACCGGTATTACGGTATCTCTGAGCCGTCGCAACCCGCCCACAAACGCCGAACACAGAGTCTACGCGCCTCGCTTCCCCAAGCCCCAAACAGAGGGATACTTCCTAATTGTTTGCAGCGCCTCCGCAGACGGCAAGGACGGCGAGCTGCTTGCTCTGAAGCGCGTGTCCTGGTCAGCGAATAACAAGAACCAGAGTTCGAAttccggctccggctctggCTCCAGCCAGAATCCCTCCGGCAGGAGTAATTATCGGAATGGCGCGCTCACCGTGCGGTCGCTTGTCAAGTTCCCGCAGGATTTCCTGGCGCAGTATACCACTGCCACCGGGAAGGGCGTGAATGTCAAGGTTATCAGCGATACCTACCCGGGGATGCAGTGGGTGGTATCGAACGTGGAGGTAGAGTTGAAGCCTGAGACGCAGAGTGTACCTGAGTCGTCGAATTATCCTGAGAAGGCATAA
- the pfy1 gene encoding profilin, whose translation MGQHSAVWQGYVDSSLMGSGQFDKAAILSYDFSDVEAQSPTFQISKEEIAGLKAAFDKPGSAFETGFVVGGDKFVAIKADDRSLYGKKGKEGIVVVKAVSCVMVAHHGEAVQTTNAATVVENLVDYINNPR comes from the exons ATGGGTCAGCACTCGGCAGTTTGGCAAG GATATGTTGATTCCAG TTTGATGGGCTCCGGCCAGTTTGACAAGGCCGCCATTCTGAGCTACGACTTCTCCGACGTCGAGGCCCAGTCCCCTACTTTCCAG ATCTCGAAGGAGGAAATTGCCGGGCTGAAGGCTGCTTTCGACAAGCCTGGCAGTGCTTTCGAAACCGGTTTCGTGGTCGGAGGAGACAAGTTCGTCGCCATCAAGGCTGATGATCGCAGTCTCTACGGCAAGAAG GGCAAAGAGGGtatcgtcgtcgtcaaggCCGTCTCTTGCGTCATGGTGGCCCATCATGGCGAGGCCGTTCAGACCACCAACGCTGCAACCGTTGTCGAGAACCTCGTCGACTACATCAACAACCCCCGGTAG